A genomic region of Chryseobacterium sp. KACC 21268 contains the following coding sequences:
- the gcvP gene encoding aminomethyl-transferring glycine dehydrogenase, which yields MNTQQFVNRHISLNESEKAEMLKKVGAASIEELISQTIPDAIRLEKDLDISEPLSEYEMLLHSKELASKNLNFDNYIGFGYHNTILPSPIQRNILENPSWYTAYTPYQAEIAQGRLEALLNFQTVVSDLTGFPLANASLLDESTAAAEAMHMFFNNRTKDQKKANATKFFISDLVLPQTVSVLKTKAEGLGIDIIVGNHSNHQFNDSYYGVLLQYPGKNGIVLDYTENITYYKEFNLQVVVACDPMALVKLKSPADMGADCAVGTSQRFGIPMGYGGPHAAFFTCKEDYKRDIPGRIIGVSQDMYGKRALRMALQTREQHIKRERATSNICTAQVLLAVMAGMYAVYHGPKGLNFIADQIHYKTNALGDALKVLGYDIVDEPVFDTVKFRLHEEEKSSLRMKMRDQKINLNYFSQGIISISINETTTVDKLNHLIEAFAQFKGKQGYKVTLKEEYSIPAELLREDKILEEEVFNKYHTETELMRYIKRLERKDLSLTHSMISLGSCTMKLNAATQMIPLSWGEWGSVHPFVPTDQAGGYQEMIKELEKDLAEITGFAGTSLQPNSGAQGEYAGLMVIREYHKNRGEGYRNIVLIPQSAHGTNPASAAMAGMKIVVVKNLENGEIDFKDFKAKTELHSENLSCIMITYPSTYGFFDANIKEITKLTHEHGGQVYMDGANMNAQVGFTSPGNIGADVCHLNLHKTFAIPHGGGGPGVGPICVAEHLVPFLPTNANISIGGKEAIEGISAAPYGSGLILNISYAYIKMLGTSGLKKATEHAILNANYLKEILAEHFPILYANDKGRVAHECIVDFRQFKTLGIEVADIAKRLMDYGFHAPTVSFPVAGTLMIEPTESENKDEIDRFAEALINIKKEIDEIANGDADRENNVLKNAPHTEQLVISDSWDKPYGREKAAYPLDWVRTHKFFATVARIDEAYGDRNLICTCEPIEAYM from the coding sequence ATGAATACACAACAATTCGTAAATCGCCACATCAGCCTTAATGAGTCTGAAAAAGCGGAAATGCTAAAGAAAGTAGGAGCAGCGAGTATTGAAGAACTGATCTCGCAAACCATTCCGGATGCCATCAGACTGGAGAAAGATCTGGACATCTCGGAGCCACTTTCGGAGTATGAGATGCTATTACATTCCAAAGAGTTGGCATCTAAAAATCTGAATTTCGACAACTATATCGGTTTTGGATACCACAATACCATTTTGCCTTCTCCAATCCAGAGAAATATCCTGGAGAATCCAAGCTGGTACACCGCTTACACGCCTTACCAGGCAGAGATTGCACAGGGAAGATTAGAAGCTTTGTTGAATTTCCAAACTGTAGTTTCTGATTTAACTGGTTTTCCGTTGGCAAATGCCTCTCTTCTTGACGAATCTACCGCTGCTGCAGAAGCAATGCATATGTTCTTCAACAATAGAACAAAGGATCAAAAAAAAGCCAATGCAACTAAGTTTTTCATCTCAGATCTAGTTCTTCCACAAACAGTTTCTGTTCTTAAAACAAAAGCGGAAGGTCTTGGAATTGATATTATTGTAGGAAATCATAGCAACCATCAGTTCAATGATTCTTACTACGGTGTTCTATTGCAATATCCAGGGAAGAATGGAATCGTTTTAGATTACACAGAAAATATCACTTACTATAAAGAATTCAATCTTCAGGTAGTTGTTGCTTGTGATCCAATGGCTTTGGTAAAGCTGAAATCTCCAGCTGATATGGGCGCAGATTGTGCGGTTGGAACTTCCCAAAGATTTGGGATTCCAATGGGTTATGGTGGTCCTCACGCAGCGTTCTTCACTTGTAAGGAAGATTATAAAAGAGATATTCCAGGAAGAATTATCGGGGTTTCGCAAGATATGTACGGTAAACGTGCGTTGAGAATGGCACTTCAAACCAGAGAGCAACACATAAAGAGAGAAAGAGCGACTTCCAACATCTGTACAGCTCAAGTGCTTCTTGCAGTAATGGCTGGTATGTATGCTGTTTATCACGGACCTAAAGGTTTGAATTTTATTGCTGACCAGATCCATTATAAAACCAATGCTTTGGGCGATGCGCTGAAAGTTCTAGGTTATGATATTGTAGACGAGCCAGTTTTTGATACCGTTAAATTCAGATTGCACGAGGAAGAGAAATCATCTTTGAGAATGAAAATGAGAGATCAGAAAATCAATCTTAACTATTTCTCTCAGGGCATTATCAGTATTTCCATCAACGAAACAACGACAGTTGACAAACTCAACCATTTGATCGAAGCTTTTGCTCAGTTCAAAGGGAAACAAGGTTACAAAGTGACTTTGAAAGAAGAATATTCTATCCCAGCTGAATTGTTGAGAGAAGATAAAATCCTTGAAGAAGAAGTTTTCAACAAATACCATACTGAGACAGAATTGATGCGTTACATCAAACGTCTGGAAAGAAAAGATTTGTCTTTGACACATTCTATGATTTCACTTGGTTCTTGTACAATGAAATTGAACGCTGCAACTCAAATGATCCCTCTATCTTGGGGAGAATGGGGAAGTGTTCACCCATTTGTACCAACAGATCAGGCTGGTGGTTATCAGGAAATGATCAAAGAATTGGAGAAAGACCTTGCTGAAATTACTGGTTTCGCTGGAACTTCCCTTCAACCAAACTCTGGTGCGCAAGGCGAATATGCCGGACTAATGGTCATCAGAGAATATCATAAAAACAGAGGCGAAGGCTACAGAAATATCGTTCTCATTCCACAATCTGCGCACGGAACCAATCCGGCTTCTGCAGCGATGGCAGGAATGAAGATCGTAGTCGTAAAAAATCTTGAAAATGGAGAAATTGATTTTAAAGATTTCAAAGCAAAAACGGAATTGCATTCTGAAAATCTTTCTTGCATCATGATTACTTATCCGTCTACTTACGGATTTTTCGATGCGAATATCAAGGAAATTACAAAACTGACGCACGAACACGGCGGACAAGTCTATATGGATGGTGCGAATATGAATGCGCAGGTTGGATTTACAAGTCCAGGAAATATCGGGGCAGACGTTTGTCACCTGAATCTTCACAAAACTTTCGCAATTCCTCACGGTGGCGGTGGTCCTGGTGTTGGTCCAATCTGTGTGGCGGAGCATTTGGTTCCATTCCTACCAACCAATGCGAATATCTCAATCGGTGGGAAAGAAGCGATTGAAGGAATCTCTGCAGCACCTTATGGTTCCGGATTGATTTTGAATATCTCTTACGCTTACATCAAAATGTTGGGAACTTCAGGTTTGAAAAAAGCAACGGAGCACGCAATCCTAAATGCTAATTATTTGAAAGAAATTCTAGCTGAGCACTTCCCAATCCTTTATGCGAACGACAAAGGCAGAGTAGCACACGAATGTATCGTGGATTTCCGTCAGTTCAAAACTTTGGGAATTGAGGTAGCTGATATTGCAAAACGTTTGATGGATTATGGCTTCCACGCACCAACAGTGAGTTTCCCGGTAGCTGGAACATTAATGATCGAACCAACCGAGTCTGAAAACAAAGATGAGATTGACAGATTCGCAGAAGCATTGATCAACATCAAAAAAGAAATTGACGAGATTGCAAACGGCGATGCAGACAGAGAAAACAATGTTTTGAAAAACGCACCTCACACCGAGCAGTTGGTGATCTCAGATTCTTGGGACAAGCCTTATGGAAGAGAGAAGGCCGCTTATCCATTGGATTGGGTGAGAACGCATAAATTCTTTGCTACGGTTGCGAGAATTGATGAAGCTTATGGCGACAGAAACTTGATCTGTACTTGTGAGCCGATCGAAGCTTATATGTAA
- a CDS encoding long-chain fatty acid--CoA ligase has product MNITEFLNKNTKRFPQKAAVGFKKDNEWKELTWMRFKQMVFRTANALVEAGVKENDKVAIYADNSPEWIIMDVATLAIGAVTVPVYSTNGADQVEYIINHAGPKIILTGDQEQYETCHQLLSKTSGVEKIIAAKKNFTLKDNSIFLSDFIEKASDKFKIVERSDEDLATIIYTSGTSGIPKGVMLTHGNFQKAFDAHIDFFGFKDFEKEQSLAFLPLSHVFERCWTLFCFSVGAKVSFLENPKLIANALQEVKPTTMCSVPRFYQKIYAGINEMLVTASPTKKKIFAWAIETGTQVSERKRDQQNIPFLLNQKYKIANALVFNKIKTKLGGRLWFMPCGGASISKEVTQFFDAMGIHITVGYGMTETTATITAFPFTKYKYGTAGKLIGDSQIKIGENDEILVKGSGIMKGYYKNPAETAKIFTEDGWMKTGDAGVLDNEGNLTITDRIKDLMKTSNGKYIAPQPIENMFSNNSYINQILLIADDKPFVSALIVPNFETLEEKVKTLGITFTNWKEVLENEKVQAFYQKLIDDIQVNLSGFEKIKKFILMPADFEIQSGEITPTLKIKRNIVLEKYAEKINMIYNK; this is encoded by the coding sequence ATGAACATTACGGAATTTCTGAACAAGAACACCAAACGATTTCCACAGAAAGCAGCTGTGGGTTTCAAAAAAGATAATGAATGGAAGGAACTGACTTGGATGAGATTCAAGCAGATGGTTTTCCGTACTGCCAACGCTTTGGTAGAGGCTGGTGTGAAGGAAAATGACAAAGTGGCGATCTACGCAGACAACTCTCCAGAATGGATCATTATGGATGTTGCCACGCTTGCAATTGGCGCGGTCACAGTTCCTGTCTATTCCACAAACGGCGCCGATCAGGTAGAATATATCATTAACCACGCAGGACCCAAAATCATTTTGACAGGCGACCAAGAACAGTACGAAACCTGTCATCAACTATTAAGTAAAACTAGTGGTGTCGAGAAGATTATCGCTGCTAAAAAGAATTTTACTCTAAAGGATAATTCCATATTTCTATCAGACTTTATAGAGAAAGCTTCGGATAAATTCAAGATTGTAGAAAGGTCAGATGAAGATCTGGCGACCATTATCTACACATCCGGAACATCAGGAATTCCGAAAGGTGTGATGTTGACGCACGGCAATTTCCAAAAAGCATTTGACGCGCACATTGACTTTTTTGGTTTCAAGGATTTTGAGAAAGAACAATCATTGGCATTTTTACCACTCAGCCACGTTTTCGAAAGATGTTGGACCTTATTCTGTTTTTCAGTAGGAGCTAAAGTCAGCTTTCTGGAGAATCCAAAATTGATTGCAAACGCTTTGCAGGAGGTGAAACCAACCACAATGTGTTCTGTTCCAAGATTCTATCAGAAGATCTATGCTGGCATCAACGAAATGCTTGTGACAGCCTCTCCAACTAAGAAAAAAATCTTCGCTTGGGCGATTGAAACAGGAACTCAAGTTTCGGAAAGAAAAAGAGATCAGCAAAACATTCCTTTTTTATTAAATCAAAAATATAAGATCGCGAATGCTTTGGTCTTTAATAAAATCAAAACAAAATTAGGCGGACGACTTTGGTTTATGCCTTGTGGTGGCGCGTCTATTTCTAAGGAAGTGACGCAATTTTTCGATGCGATGGGAATTCATATCACCGTTGGTTATGGGATGACGGAAACGACCGCGACCATCACGGCTTTTCCTTTTACAAAATACAAATACGGAACAGCAGGAAAACTAATTGGCGACTCTCAAATTAAAATCGGGGAGAATGACGAAATTCTCGTGAAAGGAAGTGGTATAATGAAAGGTTACTACAAAAATCCTGCAGAAACAGCGAAGATCTTTACAGAAGACGGGTGGATGAAAACTGGTGATGCGGGCGTTTTGGATAATGAAGGAAATCTCACAATCACAGACAGGATCAAAGATCTAATGAAAACTTCCAACGGAAAATACATCGCGCCGCAACCCATTGAAAATATGTTTTCCAACAACAGTTACATCAATCAAATTCTACTGATTGCAGATGACAAACCTTTTGTTTCTGCTTTGATTGTTCCGAATTTTGAAACTTTGGAAGAGAAGGTGAAAACTCTTGGCATCACATTTACCAACTGGAAAGAAGTTTTGGAAAACGAAAAAGTACAGGCTTTCTACCAAAAACTAATTGATGACATCCAGGTGAATCTCTCTGGTTTTGAGAAAATTAAAAAGTTTATCTTGATGCCGGCCGATTTTGAGATCCAAAGCGGAGAGATCACACCAACCTTAAAAATTAAAAGAAATATTGTTCTCGAAAAATATGCTGAGAAAATCAATATGATTTATAATAAATAG
- a CDS encoding NAD-dependent epimerase/dehydratase family protein, which translates to MILITGATGILGRVIALELLKKGKKVRATKRSSSNLPEVKDSYKFYTDRPDFYFDQIEWFDIDFNDQDSLENALKDVDEVYHCAAKVSFNPSAEKELYRNNSEATEKLLFAIDPDKVKKFLFVSSIAVLDGYNDKGEMDENSDFNEKLDHSNYAISKYLSEMEVWRASAEGLNTIIINPGLIIGSGNWNHSSGKLFKEMSNGFTFPGSTAYVDVRDVAKIAVELMERSIFGQRFILTSEVVKYKHMADKVRKTFGKTPAKLISNSILDILPFFSVIFGWFIPILKLGNRTNVETIKSDSTITNNKIRETLNYEFIPIDESVDFHLKNYAQSISKSN; encoded by the coding sequence ATGATATTGATCACAGGTGCAACAGGGATTTTAGGACGGGTAATTGCTTTGGAACTTCTCAAAAAAGGAAAGAAAGTTCGCGCCACAAAACGCAGCTCCAGTAATTTGCCGGAAGTCAAAGATTCTTATAAATTCTATACTGATCGTCCAGATTTTTATTTTGACCAAATAGAGTGGTTCGATATTGATTTTAATGATCAAGATTCCTTGGAGAACGCTTTGAAAGATGTGGATGAAGTGTATCATTGCGCCGCGAAGGTCAGCTTCAATCCAAGTGCAGAGAAGGAATTGTACCGAAATAATTCTGAAGCGACAGAGAAATTACTCTTCGCAATCGATCCAGATAAAGTCAAAAAGTTTCTTTTCGTAAGTTCTATTGCAGTTCTTGATGGTTATAATGACAAAGGCGAAATGGACGAAAACTCCGATTTCAACGAGAAGTTAGACCATTCAAATTATGCGATCTCCAAATATCTTTCCGAAATGGAAGTCTGGCGTGCATCTGCAGAAGGTTTGAATACGATCATCATCAATCCGGGTTTAATCATAGGTTCAGGAAACTGGAATCACAGCAGCGGAAAACTGTTCAAAGAGATGTCAAATGGATTTACTTTTCCAGGGTCGACAGCTTATGTTGATGTGAGAGATGTCGCAAAAATTGCTGTTGAATTGATGGAAAGGTCAATTTTCGGACAACGTTTCATTTTGACATCAGAAGTTGTAAAATACAAACATATGGCGGATAAAGTTCGAAAGACTTTTGGAAAGACGCCAGCAAAATTAATATCAAATTCAATCTTAGATATTCTTCCATTTTTCTCTGTGATTTTCGGCTGGTTCATTCCAATTTTGAAATTAGGAAACAGAACAAATGTTGAAACGATCAAGTCAGATTCGACGATCACCAACAACAAAATTCGTGAGACTTTGAATTACGAATTCATTCCGATAGATGAAAGTGTAGATTTCCATCTTAAAAATTATGCACAAAGCATATCAAAATCCAATTAA
- a CDS encoding alpha/beta hydrolase: MKWKLSIILILCLTFFKSQTTISEVSKIPDVTYKTSDSIDHKLDIYLPERSNKKFPVLVFLHGGGWIGGDKAFPEKFYMNDFVLKFVQNGYAVVSVNYTLLDKNTNFPKPIEDSKEAVRWIRANADKYNFDEKNIGLWGASAGAQIGMVAAYSDDSQFSEHSNFPGQSAKVNYVIDYFGPSDLNKLLRTEEAGFKIFIFKLIFPKIYTMRNDMIRGFTTKDIKEQKQEAIDGLKIYSPVTYINQNSVPTLMIHGNKDRIVPYSQSEILKKKLDENNVKNELIPIDKGNHGLNEEPGHQLMMEKTLEFMKQNTH; encoded by the coding sequence ATGAAATGGAAGTTATCGATCATCCTGATCCTTTGTTTAACGTTTTTCAAATCTCAGACTACCATTTCCGAAGTTTCGAAAATTCCCGATGTTACCTATAAAACGTCAGATTCCATCGACCATAAACTGGATATCTACCTTCCTGAACGATCAAATAAAAAATTTCCCGTTCTCGTCTTCCTCCACGGTGGCGGCTGGATCGGTGGCGACAAAGCCTTTCCCGAAAAGTTCTATATGAATGATTTCGTTCTAAAATTTGTTCAAAATGGTTACGCCGTAGTCAGCGTCAACTATACGTTATTAGATAAAAATACCAATTTTCCAAAACCTATTGAAGATTCCAAAGAAGCAGTACGATGGATCCGGGCGAATGCTGACAAATATAATTTTGATGAGAAGAATATAGGACTTTGGGGCGCTTCCGCAGGCGCACAGATTGGGATGGTCGCGGCCTATTCGGATGACAGTCAGTTTTCTGAACACAGCAATTTTCCTGGTCAATCTGCCAAGGTCAATTACGTGATCGATTATTTCGGTCCATCCGACTTGAACAAACTTCTGAGAACCGAAGAAGCTGGTTTCAAAATTTTCATTTTCAAACTGATCTTTCCGAAGATCTACACAATGCGCAACGATATGATCAGAGGCTTTACGACGAAAGATATCAAAGAACAAAAACAAGAAGCGATTGATGGTCTTAAAATCTATTCGCCAGTGACTTACATTAACCAAAATTCTGTTCCGACTTTGATGATCCACGGTAACAAAGACCGAATCGTTCCATATTCCCAATCCGAAATTCTGAAGAAAAAACTGGACGAGAATAATGTCAAAAATGAACTCATTCCCATCGATAAAGGAAATCACGGCCTAAATGAAGAACCTGGACACCAATTGATGATGGAAAAAACATTGGAGTTTATGAAACAGAACACACATTAA
- a CDS encoding alpha/beta fold hydrolase, translating to MEILHSKIYGEEITETPLLVFHGLFGMLDNWGSFGKEFGELMPTHVIDLRNHGRSFHSDSMSHDDLANDILNYMEFHKIERANLLGHSLGGKAVMQFAIKFPEKLNKLIVVDISPKAYPPHHQGIIKALQTVDFETVTSRQDVEKVLGEYIHEKFVIQFLMKNLYWTDDKKLAWRFNLKTLAEKYTEFVSNAIKFGVFKGPTLFVAGANSNYILPQDELLIRQQFPDSKIIKIAKAEHWVQANNPVDFNAAVKDFLLA from the coding sequence ATGGAAATCCTACACTCAAAAATATACGGAGAAGAAATAACAGAAACACCACTTTTGGTATTCCACGGATTGTTCGGAATGCTGGACAATTGGGGAAGTTTCGGAAAAGAATTTGGAGAATTGATGCCAACACACGTGATTGACCTTAGAAATCACGGCCGCAGTTTTCATTCAGATTCAATGTCGCACGATGATCTGGCTAATGACATTCTGAATTATATGGAATTTCATAAAATAGAAAGAGCCAATCTTCTCGGACATTCGCTTGGCGGGAAAGCAGTGATGCAATTCGCCATCAAATTCCCAGAAAAACTGAACAAGCTGATTGTGGTCGATATTTCTCCGAAAGCTTATCCGCCGCATCATCAGGGAATTATTAAAGCGCTTCAAACGGTGGATTTCGAAACTGTAACTTCCAGACAGGATGTTGAGAAAGTTTTAGGCGAATATATTCACGAGAAATTTGTGATCCAGTTTTTGATGAAGAATCTTTATTGGACCGACGATAAGAAGTTAGCTTGGCGATTCAACCTCAAAACTTTGGCGGAAAAATATACGGAGTTTGTTTCCAATGCGATAAAATTTGGTGTTTTCAAAGGACCAACGTTGTTCGTTGCCGGCGCCAATTCGAATTATATTTTGCCACAAGATGAACTCTTGATCAGACAGCAATTTCCGGATTCCAAGATCATCAAGATCGCCAAAGCAGAACATTGGGTCCAGGCCAACAATCCTGTAGATTTCAACGCAGCGGTCAAAGATTTTCTTTTAGCATAG
- a CDS encoding pyridoxine 5'-phosphate synthase, whose translation MTKLSVNINKIATIRNARGGDVPSVTQVAVDLERFGAQGITIHPRPDERHITRKDVYDLKPLVKTEFNIEGNPHRPFVDMVLEVKPEQVTLVPDADNAITSNAGWDCEKNLDFLKSVISEFKDAGIRTSIFLDPNPEMVKFAAETGTDRIELYTEAYATNYPKDKEKAIKSYIDTAIEAEKFGLGINAGHDLSLDNLQYFSDNIPNLLEVSIGHALISEALYLGLENTVQAYLKRLAKW comes from the coding sequence ATGACTAAACTAAGTGTCAACATCAATAAAATCGCAACGATTAGAAATGCAAGAGGTGGCGATGTGCCAAGTGTAACCCAAGTAGCTGTGGATCTGGAAAGATTTGGAGCGCAGGGAATCACCATTCATCCACGACCAGACGAGAGACATATCACCAGAAAAGACGTTTACGACCTGAAGCCTTTGGTGAAAACAGAATTCAATATCGAAGGAAATCCGCACAGACCATTCGTCGATATGGTTTTGGAGGTAAAACCCGAGCAAGTGACATTGGTTCCGGATGCTGATAATGCCATTACATCCAACGCTGGTTGGGATTGCGAAAAGAATCTTGATTTCTTAAAATCTGTTATTTCTGAATTTAAAGATGCCGGAATTAGAACTTCAATTTTCCTGGACCCAAATCCAGAAATGGTGAAATTTGCAGCGGAAACAGGCACAGACAGGATTGAACTTTATACAGAAGCGTACGCAACCAACTATCCTAAAGATAAAGAAAAGGCCATCAAATCATATATTGACACAGCAATTGAAGCGGAGAAGTTTGGTTTGGGAATCAATGCTGGCCACGATCTTAGTTTGGATAATCTACAATATTTCTCAGACAACATTCCGAATCTTTTAGAGGTTTCCATCGGTCACGCTTTGATCTCTGAGGCGCTTTACCTTGGTTTGGAAAATACGGTTCAGGCTTATTTGAAGCGATTGGCGAAATGGTAA
- a CDS encoding mechanosensitive ion channel produces MKNELIDYKDFLQQISDKIHFFCKDFFPDEFVLTSQITFKFLFLISLIFIVSFLLKNGINLTFRFFFDKEKYPVMKSIYKAKVTNSVANILSLGFGSFAYVSIFYRHPKSMIFLERLVGILLVFVIANMAFRFIKVLQNYYLIQKDYYKIIAINSISQTVKIFGVFIFTVIAICVLFGISGTTVLGSLGAITAVIVLVFRDTILGFVTGIHVATSKNLKVGDWVTIPKYSIEGNIEDIDLLTTKIRNFDKTLSTIPTYDLLTTEIKNMQVMSETNTRRIKKSIVFNIKSFKFLDDQLFGELLKINLIHDYLLEKKKEIEQEKANLINSDEIINGQQLTNIGTFRKYAMSYLKNNPNIDQTGALMVRQMEITPQGMPLEIYCFANDSKWEHFEQIQADIFDHLLVASKEFDLEIMQVHKI; encoded by the coding sequence ATGAAAAACGAACTCATAGATTATAAGGATTTTCTTCAACAAATTAGTGATAAGATTCATTTCTTCTGCAAAGATTTCTTTCCTGATGAGTTTGTGCTGACGAGCCAAATTACTTTTAAATTCTTATTTCTAATATCTCTCATTTTCATCGTTTCATTTTTGCTGAAAAATGGCATTAACCTGACATTCAGATTCTTTTTTGATAAAGAAAAGTATCCTGTGATGAAGTCCATCTACAAAGCAAAAGTGACCAATTCCGTGGCAAATATCTTGTCCTTGGGTTTCGGTAGTTTTGCTTATGTTTCCATCTTTTACAGACATCCGAAAAGTATGATTTTCCTCGAGAGATTGGTAGGGATTTTACTCGTGTTTGTTATCGCAAATATGGCGTTTCGATTTATTAAAGTATTACAGAATTATTATCTGATCCAGAAGGATTATTATAAAATTATTGCGATCAATTCTATTTCGCAAACAGTTAAGATTTTTGGCGTTTTTATTTTTACAGTCATTGCTATATGTGTTTTGTTTGGCATTAGTGGAACGACAGTTTTAGGAAGTTTGGGGGCGATAACGGCTGTGATTGTTTTGGTTTTTAGAGATACGATTCTCGGATTCGTAACTGGTATTCACGTTGCAACATCTAAGAATTTGAAAGTGGGAGATTGGGTGACGATCCCAAAATATTCGATTGAAGGTAACATTGAAGATATCGATTTACTGACAACCAAAATCAGAAATTTTGACAAAACACTTTCCACTATTCCGACCTACGATCTGCTGACCACGGAAATCAAAAATATGCAGGTAATGTCTGAAACCAACACCCGAAGAATCAAGAAATCGATTGTCTTTAATATCAAATCGTTTAAGTTTTTGGATGACCAGTTGTTCGGAGAATTGCTGAAAATCAATTTGATTCACGATTATCTTTTGGAGAAGAAAAAAGAGATAGAGCAGGAGAAAGCAAACTTGATCAATTCGGACGAGATCATCAATGGACAACAGTTGACGAACATCGGAACTTTTAGAAAATACGCGATGAGCTATCTGAAAAACAATCCGAACATAGACCAGACGGGAGCTTTGATGGTGAGGCAAATGGAAATCACACCTCAAGGAATGCCTTTGGAAATCTATTGTTTTGCCAACGATTCAAAGTGGGAACATTTTGAGCAAATTCAGGCGGATATTTTCGATCATCTTTTGGTAGCATCCAAGGAATTTGACCTTGAGATAATGCAGGTCCACAAAATTTAA
- a CDS encoding DUF456 domain-containing protein gives MDPTLINIVSLALLFIGLLGTFLPVLPGLLLSLCGLLIFKFGTENDMPMIYVWIFVLLTIVSTVLNYVIPAKTNKKYGGTRYGSIGSFVGTIVGLIFIPIPFGFLIGMLLGVFLGELLHDVSDTRKALNSMKGAFVGFIYGTGFNLMVGLAMFLVVGYYIFF, from the coding sequence TTGGATCCAACATTAATCAACATTGTCTCACTAGCGCTGCTCTTCATCGGTCTATTGGGAACATTTCTTCCCGTTTTGCCGGGATTATTATTAAGTCTCTGCGGACTTTTGATCTTCAAATTCGGGACAGAGAACGATATGCCGATGATCTACGTCTGGATATTCGTACTCTTGACAATCGTTTCAACCGTTTTGAATTACGTCATCCCGGCGAAGACCAACAAAAAATATGGCGGAACGCGCTATGGAAGTATCGGTTCATTTGTAGGAACCATTGTCGGACTTATCTTCATACCGATTCCTTTTGGCTTTTTAATAGGAATGTTGTTAGGCGTTTTCCTAGGAGAATTGCTTCACGACGTGAGCGACACCAGAAAAGCACTCAACTCTATGAAAGGTGCTTTCGTCGGATTCATCTACGGAACTGGATTCAACCTGATGGTTGGATTGGCTATGTTTTTGGTGGTTGGCTATTATATTTTCTTTTAA
- a CDS encoding uracil-DNA glycosylase: MTWSEVLKPIKESSYFINLWENVKLEFNSKKCFPPTKQIFRALELTEFEDIKVVIIGQDPYHNDGQANGLCFSVSENVKAPPSLKNIFIELKDDIGVERKSNDLQDWAKQGVLLLNATLTVQAHEPNSHKNIGWETFTDFIIKQISNQKENVVFVLWGAFAQKKASLIDETKHFIIQSAHPSPFSVYRGFFGSHPFSKINNYLKEKRKEPIIWG; encoded by the coding sequence ATGACCTGGTCCGAAGTTCTGAAACCGATTAAAGAAAGTTCTTATTTTATCAACCTTTGGGAGAATGTGAAACTGGAATTTAATTCTAAAAAATGTTTTCCACCAACGAAGCAGATCTTCCGTGCTTTGGAATTAACGGAATTTGAAGATATTAAGGTCGTGATCATCGGCCAAGATCCATATCATAATGATGGGCAGGCCAACGGACTTTGTTTTTCAGTTTCTGAAAACGTGAAAGCGCCACCATCGCTCAAAAATATTTTCATCGAATTGAAAGACGATATTGGTGTAGAAAGGAAAAGTAATGATCTGCAGGATTGGGCAAAGCAAGGCGTTCTCCTTCTGAATGCGACTTTGACCGTGCAAGCTCACGAGCCCAATTCTCATAAAAATATAGGTTGGGAAACGTTTACGGATTTTATCATCAAACAAATTTCAAATCAAAAAGAAAATGTGGTCTTTGTACTTTGGGGCGCATTTGCACAAAAAAAGGCCTCGCTGATAGACGAGACCAAACATTTTATCATACAATCCGCACATCCTTCGCCATTCTCTGTTTACAGAGGGTTTTTCGGAAGTCATCCATTTTCTAAGATCAATAATTATCTTAAGGAAAAAAGGAAAGAGCCGATTATATGGGGATAA